TATTTCACTTTCTtcagtttaataaataaataaacctctcTCAGGAAGTGCATCTACAAAAATTGCTAAACAAGAAAAATTTCCTAAGATAAAAAAATCCATCAGATTAGACATAACCTATATTATCTAATTTTCCCTTTGGTACAGCTTTACTCTCAACAAATAGCAATGAAATGCTACCCTAAGAGAAGAGATGGTTTGTTTAATGGCATACCATGCTGGTTGAGGTAAGTAGGGGAAAAGTCATTTAGAAGCACTGTCTATACTAAGCAGGAATAGGCTGTGTATAATAGCCAAAGAACAACAAATGTTATAATTAATAACAAATGTTATTAATATTGTCTTGGATAGGGTAAAAAATGGGGTATGGAAGtcacaggaaaataaatgttgCCCCACCCCAATTTTGTCTAGATCCATCCCTCCGTGAAACTGATAGTATCTTGAAATCTATCTGAAGATAATCCTAAATATAAGTTCAGTTATATTAcctaaaagaaagcaaaaaaacttAAGGTTAGTAATATTTACCAGAGACACTtatatctatccattcatcagttttACTGCagactttttcattttccttgggGGAATCAAATATATCCTGTGGTGGcacattttcatctttctcttctttgagaGACATTTCCTCTGGAGTTATTCTAGTTCTGTTGGAGTCTTCTATATCTATAAAATCATCACTAAAGTCTTCACTTAAATCATTCTTATCAGAAGATGACAAAGATGACAAGGAAATGTCATCCACATCATCACTCAGGTATCTAATTTTAGCATCATGTTTCACAGTCTGGTTGTTTTTTGTTCTATAACTTTCATTTTCAATCAGTTCTTGGTCCTTATTAGTAGCTCTGTCCTTAGCCAAAACTGTAGCATCTTCCTCTACACATGTGTCAGCAggtgaatttttatttccatcaaCTGTGATAGTCCCAGAAAATGGAGATCGGCTAGATTTCAGTAGAGAGGGATGAACCATTCTATAACCTAAAGTAGAAGTTACACCAGGGCCATTTGGTAAAGCCAACTTCTTTCCACCAGCAGCATAAGGCCTATTAAATCCATACCCCAAATGTTCATTCCCATTGAGTACTTCCGACTGCCGGGAATTTCTTGTTAGCATACTTGACCGTAGAGGCACTCTAATGGATAGCTGTTGATTCTGATAAGGCTTTGTAAGATCCACAGCTCTATTAAAGGAATGTGATCTGGTTATAGATGAAGGTGGAAGGAATGAATTCTGAATGGAATGTGAAAAACTCTGTGACCTTACCATTTTTTCACAATTAACAGATTTACTACTGTCTGGGGATTGAGCTAAGCTTTCTCCAGAACTGCTTCTGGTGGCAGAGGAGTTTGCTCTAGGCCTTTGCATGCTACCAGCCGACCGGTTTCCATAAAATCCATTCAACTGTGATTTTGGAGTATTGACCGAAGAATATGAAGTCCTTCCTAATAATGTGCCTTTGGTGAATTTACCCAAATTTGATGGTCCAGAAAAAGACTTTTGGTTTAACTCCtctgtagatgacacaaacataGTGGATGGCTTTGCTAACTTTGATGTAAATAAAGAAACACTTTTCAAACCTCCCTTCATCCCACTTTTATCAAACATTCCTTGAGTAGGAACATGTTTTCCAGGATCAATTATTTTATCATGTGAATTTTGAGTATTGTTAGGCTCTTCAGCACCTTGTGCACAAGGttgatatttatttgcttttctccaaTTAAATGAATGAGATGATGGACAATCAGAGCCATTATTTTTGATGTAACTTTTGACATTACTATTCTTGGAAGTTCCTAATAAATTAACAGGTGTCCCATTTGGCATCGGCTGCAGTGTACTTCTTACAGATTTTGTTCCATACTTTGGCAACTTGGAACCCAAAAACGTCttgatttgtgttttttcttccatGAGCTATAAGGTGCATTTGTTCTTAAAAGCTGAcagaatctgtgaagagaaaaaagaagtacATTAAACATTCCTAAATAAGGACAATTACATGAATTATTACATAATATGATACTTACACTTTTATATGCAGAAAAGCCCAAAAGTTACTCATGATTCCTACAGAACTCCTGGCAAATACCGAATGCACTAATTAAATTAATAACTTTAtgttggaagaaaataaagaacatttttataaacCTTTATAAACGTATGCTATGAATGACAgcaaaattcagaaataataaaattaaactacCAAATTTgactatgtaaaaaataatactttcagAGTACTTCTTCCAATTTTCCAATTCAAGTAATCTTTTCATTTTGGGTAAAAGTCtctcctttaaaaataagaacatacGGAAAACCACAGCCAGTGcactcaggcaagagaatgaaataaagggcattcagaatggaaaagaagaagtcaaactatctctgtttgccaatgatatgattgtatatctagaaaattcTACAAACTCCTCTAAAAGattcctagatttgataaatccAGTAAAGTCATAGGTTGCAAAATCAAAGTACATAAATCAGTAGCACATCAACAATGACTAAGCTGagaatcaagaactcaatccctttgcccatagctgcaaaaaaataaaacaaaatatctagGAGTACacttaaccaaggaagtaaaagatctctacaaggagaaatgcaaaacacttctgaaagaaatcacagacaacGCAAAcgaatggaaatacatcccacaCTCATGCATTAGAGGAATccatatcatgaaaatgaccatgctgcccaaagcagtctacagattcaatgcaatttgtatcaaaataccaatatcatttttcacagaattagacaaaacaatcctaaaattcatatggaaccaaaaagcaatcttaaacaaaaaaccaaatctgaaggcatcacattactcaacttcgaattatactacaaggctactatagcaacaaaaacagcatggtactagtataaaagtACATTCATAGAGAAaaggaacagagtagagaacccagaaataaagccaaatacaatcaactgatctttgacaaagcatatataacaaaaattgggaaaagaacaccttattcaataaatgttgtcaggaaaactggatagccacatgtagaagaatgaaattggatccctatctcttaccatatacaaaaatcaacccaagacggatttaagacttaaatctaaggcatgaaactataaaaatgctagaagaaaaccgAGGAAAAACTCTTATGGATATcggtctaggcaaagaatttatgactaagacaccaaaagcaaatgcaacaaaaaaaaaaaataaatgggacctaattaactaaaaagcttctgctcagcaaaaaataaacagagtaaacagcccacagaataggagaaaatatttgcaaactattcatctaacaaaagattaatatccagaatctataaggaactccaATTAAtctgcaaggaaaaaaataataccatcaaaaagtggacaaatgacatcaataaacatttttccaaaagaaggtatacaatgaccaagaaacatgaaaaaaatgctcaacatcactaatcatcagggacacgcaaattaaaaccacaatgaggtatcaccttatcccagccagaatggctattaaaaagtcaaaaaacaatagatattggcataGATGTGACCAAAAGGGAACATTTAGGTACTGCtagtggcaatgtaaattagtatcacctctatgggaaacagtatggagatttctcaaagaactaaatctaccatttgatccagcaatcacaccactgggtatctacccaaaggaaaactgtataaaaatttttaaaaaaatttttttaaatacctgcatatgtatgtttatcacagcaaaATTCACAAATTGCcagatgtggaaccaacctaagtaccCACCAACCAATGAGTGAATTAAGAaaatacactatggaatactactccgccataaaaaagaatgaaataatatcttctGAAGCAATGtggatggagatggaggccattattctgaagtaattcaggaatgaaaaaccaaataccatatattcttACTTATAATTGGGAACTAAGttatgggtatgcaaaggcatacagagagGTAGAATGGatactggagactcagaagagggGATGAtgtgagagatttttaaaaactacacaaTGTAGtagggtacaatgtacactattcggGTGGCatgtgcactaaaatctcagacttcaccactacacaattcATTCATACAGCCAAAAATCACCTGTTCCCTTAAAGCCCGTGAAATAAAAGGtaattaaagaatatatttttttaaaaaaatacatgattttataaAAGCTAGAAGACATTTGAAAAACCTTAATTAATAAAGCCATGAGAAGTATGTAGGTGAAGAATATAATGGCATCAAACAATTCTTTTGGCATTAAGGGTTGAGTAATAAGCTGTCATTTTAGACAACTATCTCCAAAGAATTTCCATCTGGTAACATAAATACAAATGACAGTGCCAGGGTGAGAAGTGTAAAGATTTAATAaagatctattattttattttattttattattttattttattttttttcagagacaggatcttgctctgtcacccaggctggagtgcagtggcatgaatggctcactgcagcctccccctccctggctcaagtgatccttccaccttagcttcccaagtagctgggactaaaggcacacagcatcatacacagctaatttttttaaaaaaattttttgtagagacagtttcactatattccctaggctggtctcgaactcctaccctcaagtgatcctcctgccttggcctcaagtgatcctcccaccttggcctcccaaagtgctgggatcagaggcataagccaccacgcaaagcttgtatttattttaaatataacacaaaactacaaaaatgaaaaggttCAATACACACAAAAGAGCATAAAACTAGAACCACTAATGTCTTCTATTTGAGTAACTTTTTAATGAATCATGATATGTGATGAGATTATAAAGATGAgccagaaatattaaaatgtttgtcCTATTAACAAATATATGGTCACAATATGTTCACTGTAATTATATAAGAATTCTGTAAAAACACTAACAAGCGAAAATGCAACTTTAAAAATGCCTTAGGGatactgattttttaatatagtatatgacactgcattttttttttaagagacatggtcttgctctgtcacccagctagagtgcaatggtgcaatcacagatcactgcagcctcgaactcctgggctcaagtgatcttcctacctcagccttccaagcagctaggactgactataggtgcacaccaccatggccagctaatttatttttactttttatagaggtggaggccttgctatattgcccagtctggtctgggattcctgggctcaagcaatcctcccaccttggcttctcaaagtgttgagattacaggcatgagccactgcgcccagctaaatttttaaaatttttgttgtaattgttgttgagatggagtctctctctgtcacccaggctggaatacagtggcatgatctcggctcactgcaacctccacctaatGGGTTCATTATTGAAGAATGAACTGCTTCAGAATTGAagcagcaattctcctgcttcagcctcccgagtagctgggattatagacgcctgccatcacgccaggctaattttttctattttttagtagagacaggatttcatcatgttggccaggctggtctcaaactcttgacctcaggtgatccacccacctcggcctcccagaatgctgggattacaggcacgagccaccgcatcagaccaattttttttatttttaaaacaactgatTCCAAGTCAACCCTGGCCTAAGAAGTAGGGTTCCTATCATACATGTTATTAATTATGtcaaaagtaaatatttagaaaatcacACAAATGTTCAAGTATAGAATGGAAAAAGACTAAAGAACGTCCTGTTACCAactaataaaagatataaatatataaatatatatatatttgtgtgcacGTGAATTTTTAGCGGAAAACCCACCAGCTACATAGTGtaatacaaaaaactatttaAACTAAGAAcctataaactttaaaaagtggtggacagaaaaaaattctgtatggTACAGTATGACTAGCCTGATTACTGCCTGGAAGCAGTAGTGAGAAAGAAATGTGAACTAAAAACTTGAAAAGTTTAAGAAATACCTCtagtttggaaagaaaaatttgattTGTCATGCCCTAGAAAAGTTGAGGAAAAATATCCTGAGCACAGAGGCTTCAAAACCTAGGCAGAGGCATCACCAGATCTGCCAACTTCTAAGGCCCTATACTGAGTTGAGGGAAGGATCTGAAGCCCATAGAAAGGTACTATACCCTCAGCAGTATGAAATGAGACTGGTATAGGACATTTAACACAATCTAAGGAGATGGGAAAGCATAGGGCCACAGAAGGGCAAAAGCAAAGTACTGACCTAGGTATCCAAATTAAGCCTGagcaagacaaaaagaaatgGCCATACAATCATATAAACAGTTTCCTATAACACAGAACAACCTAATAAGAACATGCATCTAATGAAACAAAAGCCCaaagatgaaaagacaaaacaggtaaagtggaaaaaaaaggcTTCAGCGTTAAGGAAACCAATTAAGAAGagcaatgaattaaaaaaaaaaaaaaaaaaagcaagaaaaagaactaaagacTTAAACAAATGGCAAGGAGAAAAATCTTAAGGTGACAAGGGCATATTAAGGAGGCTAAgttgggtggataacttgagaccaggagtgcaagaccagcctggacaacatggcgaaacctcatctctacaaaaactacaagaattagccagccatggtggtgcacacctgttgtcccagctactcaggaggctaaagtgggaaaaTCAACTGAGGCCacgaggtcgaggctgcagtgagctgtgatcaagccactgcatgccagcctggctgaaagagtgagaccctatatcaaaaaaaaaaaaaaaaaaaaaaaaaagtattgaggagaaaaaaaagacaaagatatcaaaagaattagaaagaaaatgtaggaCAAAGGCTGAACAGAAAGATAATTAGTATCTCTGAAGTAGAGTAACTAACTAAATGGAAGATAAAAGGCAGGAGGACATAATAGAAAATATCCCtaaaataaaggtgaaaaaaatctatggaaggaaaaaaaaaatataccaaATCACAGATGCAAATACATATCCTAGTTAAGTTAAAGAAatatcaaggataaagaaataaTTCTCCAGAAATacaagtagagaaaaaaatcacctttaaaaatttttttaaacttggaaTACACAAAGGAAATAACTGGATATCCTTCCAAAGAAATGCTGGAGCCTCTAGGGATAATTTAATCCTATAGGAATCACattaattttacctttaaaatttattctaaattCACCACTTCCATTCCACAATCTTAGTTCTTATGCTCATCATTTCTTCCTGTACTACTACCAAGGATTCCTACATTTATGTCAAGATTCCAACCTTACTTCTATTCAAACTGTCAGCAGTTATCTTCTTAAAGCACAGACCTGGATCACGTCATTCTACTGATTAAAAACCATCTGTGAGACTaggaacaacaaaataaaacccaaaactcaTTGTACAGGGAGCAAGCTATGCTATTTGATTCTACCTTATCCTTGTTATATACTTAAGTCAAGATATGTTACTTGTCATTCCCCAAAATCCATcctatattttctatcttctaTGCCTTTGCTAAAGACCACTTGGAAGATTCTATCCTCAAAGTCCAAAATCACCACATCCACCAACATTTCCAGTTAAAATTAATCTTACATCACTCTCTATTCTCTTCACAGCAATAATATAGCTGAGTTTGTCTTCTAATTGTGTGTATGTCTATTTGACCCACAGGAAAGTAAACCTGCTGAGAACATAAACTAAGTCTTATATATTGTACTTTGAGGTCAGTTACAGGAATACAAATTTAACAGATCCTAAACTTGTAAGTAAATGCATAATCTCTTAATGCAGATTAATTTAACAGTAAGGAAAGACTAAAAAAGAACTTTGTTTTGTGGACCTGTGATTGACTGGTAATAGCTCCCTTGGGCAATATGTTGAAAAAGattctgaggccaggcacagtggctcatgcctgtaatctcaacagtttgggaagctgaggcgaggggatcgcttgagctcaggagttgaagaccataCTGAGctacataatgagacctcatctccactaaaaatttaacattaaaatttttaaaaaacaaaaggatgcTGAGGTCAAATCTAGCTTCAAATCTGAAGTAGTGACATGATCAAACAGCAATGTTTGCCAGGAGCAGAGCAAGGGACAGTGGCACTATCCAT
The window above is part of the Rhinopithecus roxellana isolate Shanxi Qingling chromosome 11, ASM756505v1, whole genome shotgun sequence genome. Proteins encoded here:
- the CCSER2 gene encoding serine-rich coiled-coil domain-containing protein 2 isoform X2 → MEEKTQIKTFLGSKLPKYGTKSVRSTLQPMPNGTPVNLLGTSKNSNVKSYIKNNGSDCPSSHSFNWRKANKYQPCAQGAEEPNNTQNSHDKIIDPGKHVPTQGMFDKSGMKGGLKSVSLFTSKLAKPSTMFVSSTEELNQKSFSGPSNLGKFTKGTLLGRTSYSSVNTPKSQLNGFYGNRSAGSMQRPRANSSATRSSSGESLAQSPDSSKSVNCEKMVRSQSFSHSIQNSFLPPSSITRSHSFNRAVDLTKPYQNQQLSIRVPLRSSMLTRNSRQSEVLNGNEHLGYGFNRPYAAGGKKLALPNGPGVTSTLGYRMVHPSLLKSSRSPFSGTITVDGNKNSPADTCVEEDATVLAKDRATNKDQELIENESYRTKNNQTVKHDAKIRYLSDDVDDISLSSLSSSDKNDLSEDFSDDFIDIEDSNRTRITPEEMSLKEEKDENVPPQDIFDSPKENEKVCSKTDEWIDISVSDRSECTKHTSGNNLVSPDTDYRAGSSFELSPSDSSDGTYMWDEEGLEPIGNVHPVGSYESSEMNSIDILNNLESCDLEDDDLMLDVDLPEDAPLENVECDNMNRFDRSDRNVRQPQEGFWKRPPQRWSGQEHYHLSHPDHYHHHGKSDLSRGSPYRESPLGHFESYGGMPFFQAQKMFVDVPENTVILDEMTLRHMVQDCTAVKTQLLKLKRLLHQHDGSGSLHDIQLSLPSSPEPEDGDKVYKTEDLLNEIKQLKEEIKKKDEKIQLLELQLATQHICHQKCKEEKCTYADKYTQTPWRRIPGGYSAPSFSPWQGSFQGIPRTVPPHRRQTSSTTAFQQPSQTHRPHPGKTNKATTYRGPQ